The genomic region GGGTGTTTGGTACCGTTTCCAGTCTTGGAAAAGTAATCGACTCCGAATATGCATTGGCGTTGAACATCGCTGCAGGCGGCCGGCTCAACAATGTGGTTGTCGACTCAGATCAGACTGCTGCAAATGTGATCCGGTATTTGAAAGATGAACGACTGGGTCGCTTGACGCTTCTTCCCCTGAACAAGATGAAGGCTCAGCCTCCTCTTCCCCCTCTCGCAGGTAACGGCGTGGTGGATTATGCGATCAACCTGATCGACTTCGATCCTGAATATCGGGATGCGTTCAATTTGGTTTTTGGTCAGACCGTGATCGTCGAGACACTGGATGCCGGCCGTCGGCTCATGGGCAGGTATCGGATGGTGACTCTTGAAGGTGAGCTCTTGGAGAGGGGAGGAGCGATGACCGGTGGTTTTACCCGGAAAGATATCCGTGGATTTGGTGTTGCCGTGGGGCGTGAGTCTGCAGATATTTCTGCAAAACTCACCGATCTGCGTGAAGATGAATCCGATCTTGTCGCAGCTGAGGCTCGCCACCGATCGGTTGCCGAAGGTCTTCGTGCTGAACGAAACGAGTTTGATTCGGCGATCGTTAAGTTCGAACTTAAAATCAGTGATTGTAACCGGATCCTTGATAAGATCGCGGATGATGAGGTCCGGGCCTCCAGGCTTCTGGAAGAAACGGAACGTGACAAGAAGGAGACGGCGAATCAGGTCGCTGAACTGGAGATCCGCGTAGATGCACTTTCTGATGAGATTGATGTCCTGAATCAGAGAGTGGGTGAACTGCGTTCGGTTCTGGATGAGGATGAGTTCAATCTTCTTACGGATAAACTCCAAAAAGCTCAATCGGGTTACAATGATACGTATCGCCGGTATGAAAACAAAGTGAGTGACCTTTCCGGTCTTAACCTTGAACGTCAGCATTTCAAACAGAATGTCGAGCAGATAACGCGGGAACGAACTTCTCTTGAGGCTAAGAACGTCTCGATCGAAGAAGAGATCGCCGGATGTTATGCGGCGATCGATACGGCAAAATCAATTATCTCCGCTTTCGAGGATGAGATGAAGGCTTTTACCGGTGAGATCGAGCAGCTTACCGAAGGGAGGAACAGAGCTCAGCATGCGGCGGATGAGGCCCAGCTGAGGGTCGCAGCACTACAGGGCTCCGAGGAGCGGTGTAATGTACAGATCTCTGTGTTCGATGAAAAGTCGGCCTCTCTTGCTTTGGAGATGTCGGAGATCAAGGGTTCGATCGAGGAGGATATCGCTTGTGATCTTTCGATGGATGAGATCCTTGACCGTGTCGCTACGACCGAACGGGCCGTCAGAAAGCTTGGAAACGTAAATATGCGCGCGATCGAGCAGTATGATGAGGTCCAGAAGCGTTCGGTCGAGCGGACCGAGAAGAAAGAAACCCTGTCACGCGAACGTCAGGCCCTTCTTGATAAGATCGATAGTTTCAGGCAGATGAAGTTCGATGTGTTTATGGAAGCATACTCGGCGATCAATCTCCATTTCCAGGATATTTATGCGCGGCTGAATGACGGTGCAGGTCATCTGGTCCTTGATAATCTTGAGGATCCGTTTCTGGGTGGCATGACCTTCGAGGTCTCGCCGCGTGGAAAGGAAGTCACCCGGCTGAATATGATGTCGGGAGGAGAGAAGTCCCTTACGACCCTTTCGTTTATTTTTGCGATCCAGCAGTATATGCCGGCCCCGTTCTATGCGCTGGATGAGGTTGATTCCAATCTGGACGGGATGAATGTGGAACGTTTGTCTCATATGGTCCGTGATATCTGCGCGAAAAGTCAGTTTGTGATCGTGTCCCATAGGAAGCCGATGATTGAGGCATCGGACCGGATGGTGGGCGTGACTTTGCGCATGAGCGATAAGAGTACGCTTGTGACTGGTGTGAAGGTGAATGACTGAAGTAATTTCTGAAGGGAAACTCGAAGAACCGGTCGAGATCCTGTATCAACTGGCGAAGCGCGGAGAGATCGATCCCTGGAATATCGATATCGTTGAGGTTACGGAACGCTTCCTGAATGAGCTTGAACACAGACGCGAACTTGATTTGATGATTTCGGGTCGGACGATTTTTTACGCGTCAGTTCTGCTTCGCATGAAGTCCGAGTTGCTTGACGGGCAGGAGAGTGAAGCGGAGTATGAGGAAGATATTTTTGATGGTGAGGTGGATCCGTTTTCGGAGGGTGATGTTGTTCTGGAGCGGGCTCTTGGTCCGATCGAGCTTTTGGAGCGGGAGATTGACCGCAGACTTAAGCGGAAAGATGCGCGGAAGCGTCCGGTTACCCTGTATGAGCTGATCAAGCAGCTGAAACTCGCGGAGAAAGCGGAGCGGAGAAGGCAGAGAAGGCGGAGGTATATTGATTCCGAGGATGAGTTGTTTGCAGAACCGGATGCGGATGAGGTCGTGGGAATTGCGCATGATGAGGATTATGAGCAGATGGCCGAGCAGATCTATGCGGTCGTGCGCTCACATCCTGATGCGCGGGACCCGGGAGTTTTGCTGTATGAATTGGCGGCAACGCTGCACTGGCCTCTGTATTTTGTGTATCTTCCCTGTCTGTTTCTTGTTCAGGGCGGCTGGATTGATCTTGAACAGGATGAGTTCTTTGGTGATCTTTGGGTGGTGATATCAGATGGTTTTACAGAGAAGAGTCAAAAAGCAGCGTAATTTTTGGATCATTGTTTTGGATGTTCTGCTGATCCTGTGTCTGTTAGGATTTGTCGCGATGTTGATCTCCATTGGTCTCTCAGCACTGGGTTTCTAACATCATTCCGGCGTCTTTATATGCCAGAATCCCTAACATTATTACCTCACAAGCCAACCGATCTGCGTTGGAATCCTCCCGGTTTTTTCGGGTGTGTTTCCTTTCTGTTTCGGTGGGTTTATAAGTGATTGGGGGTAACTATGTCACCTCGCAAGGCCTTCGGATTTGACCTCCAAAGGGCTTGGCACTCCGTGCCTGGCTCCAAGGGGATTCGGTTCGAAGACTATATAAGCATCTGATGCTGATATAGTAGAGCTGTTTAAGTGGAGGACAAAACGCGAATCAT from Methanocorpusculum sp. harbors:
- the smc gene encoding chromosome segregation protein SMC; its protein translation is MHIVQVDIDNFKSFSRKTKIPFYEGFTVISGPNGSGKSNIIDSILFVLSLSTSRNLRAEKLTDFINTMSGKNTAEVTLTFSDDTKIRRRIKRTANGYYSYYYLNEKTCSQTEILEYLAKRGIKPHGYNVVMQGDISRIMDMSDLERRRIIDEIAGVAEFDDKKEQALVELEQVRASIDREEILLASYAKQLEELADAREGAVKYQKLQAELDYLKAAKQIVRLHDLERELGLIAHSRSEQEEKRTCIRNDISLQENEKNARLEDVHEIDRQISHKQGPAYMRIIGGIEAEKGNIRVAEDTVSRRRKEKESNLAEMNRLYLDLQKNQNTLNDKIRESQTLQIDKANLAMELETQKKTLEKANELVSKCSRDSKGAQAELVDLMRQVEVKKEERGSIVIQRDGIIERSRVRAQELEKLQREQGSLADERSEKQAEIESLERDLQDARKNKGLLDKQLGETERAMLSARKALEPLREEIARLTKKQMQIEAQQQASGASDRTISAILGLDGVFGTVSSLGKVIDSEYALALNIAAGGRLNNVVVDSDQTAANVIRYLKDERLGRLTLLPLNKMKAQPPLPPLAGNGVVDYAINLIDFDPEYRDAFNLVFGQTVIVETLDAGRRLMGRYRMVTLEGELLERGGAMTGGFTRKDIRGFGVAVGRESADISAKLTDLREDESDLVAAEARHRSVAEGLRAERNEFDSAIVKFELKISDCNRILDKIADDEVRASRLLEETERDKKETANQVAELEIRVDALSDEIDVLNQRVGELRSVLDEDEFNLLTDKLQKAQSGYNDTYRRYENKVSDLSGLNLERQHFKQNVEQITRERTSLEAKNVSIEEEIAGCYAAIDTAKSIISAFEDEMKAFTGEIEQLTEGRNRAQHAADEAQLRVAALQGSEERCNVQISVFDEKSASLALEMSEIKGSIEEDIACDLSMDEILDRVATTERAVRKLGNVNMRAIEQYDEVQKRSVERTEKKETLSRERQALLDKIDSFRQMKFDVFMEAYSAINLHFQDIYARLNDGAGHLVLDNLEDPFLGGMTFEVSPRGKEVTRLNMMSGGEKSLTTLSFIFAIQQYMPAPFYALDEVDSNLDGMNVERLSHMVRDICAKSQFVIVSHRKPMIEASDRMVGVTLRMSDKSTLVTGVKVND
- a CDS encoding segregation/condensation protein A, with the translated sequence MTEVISEGKLEEPVEILYQLAKRGEIDPWNIDIVEVTERFLNELEHRRELDLMISGRTIFYASVLLRMKSELLDGQESEAEYEEDIFDGEVDPFSEGDVVLERALGPIELLEREIDRRLKRKDARKRPVTLYELIKQLKLAEKAERRRQRRRRYIDSEDELFAEPDADEVVGIAHDEDYEQMAEQIYAVVRSHPDARDPGVLLYELAATLHWPLYFVYLPCLFLVQGGWIDLEQDEFFGDLWVVISDGFTEKSQKAA